Below is a window of Phocoena sinus isolate mPhoSin1 chromosome 2, mPhoSin1.pri, whole genome shotgun sequence DNA.
ATACAAAAATAGGTTAGTTCATTAGCAGCTATAATTTGAACCTTGTACAAAATATATGGCTTTAATTACTAGGGTTTTGGGCACAAGAAATGGCCAGAGTAACAGTCAGTATAATTATGAATAAGTAGGTAGAAAAGATTATGaataaacagaaggaaaggatataaccatttaaaagaaaatacctgagaataagtataaaatgcaaaaacaaagttGCTTATACTTAAGATAGatctctaaatttatttttcaaaaatgccaTTATGAGAACAAATATACTAACATATAGTCAAGTTCACCTTAATCACAACGAAGTCATaggataagaagaaaagaaagaatcctCAAATACAAGGGATATTTAAAATGTTAGCCATATCAAGATCATCTATTTTTAAACACTGTGTAACATGGCATCTCGCTATATAAAAAGGAGATAACAGGGCTCAAGAATCCTTTAAACAAATCCAACATAAACAGGAGTAAAGTAAAGACTATTTTTAAGAACCTGTAAAATCAAAGCACCCATTTAAATGAAGACCATCAAGAAGCTATGAGATTATTTCAGGAGGACAAGGCCTGGGCGAGACACTAAATACTGTCGTTCTAAGGAAAACATTACAATCATTTTATGTAACTTACAAGGCAAATTAATACTATGAAAAACGTCCTTCACAGCACATTTAGAAGTTTGAGTTTAAATAATActcaacagaaaagaaacagattctgtGACAGTGGCTGAGACATACAACAAAAGGGTGTGACTTTCAAGTGTGGTCCTTCCGGGTCTATTTTAAGAGGTTTTAGACTCCAGCCTGAAATAGTTTTGATAATAATGCTTGTGGCTACAACTCAGCATGTAAGACATTGTCTGGGACAAAACCAGTTCTTTTCATGCTGTGTAACTTAGTTcgctgttttttcccttttaaattaaTCCTGAGATCTTGCTCACAGAACATGAGGGATGTTAAGaatcttttgtttccttctgtttacCAGCCACCTTGGAACATGCAAAACTAAAATTAGGTGATAAATTAAAATTAGGTGATAAACGACATCTTTAAAAGCATACTTCACTAACAAAGGAACTCTCTTGCTTAGTTGGAAGCTTATTCGGACTATTTAATTGGGAACAGAACACGTTGAGGAAAAAGCACTTTGGTTTAACGAAAAGTTATGGAGATGTGTCCTTAAAAGACTTCCTTATTAGGAAGTAACAATTTCTATGTCATTATCTCAATACTGAGATGGCTTGTGTATCAAAAGAATAGGAAGTGCTTGCATCCTGTAGTTATGTAATAGGGTTTTaagaagtttatatatatatgtaataatgaatgtgtgtgtgcacatcatctatatctgtatataacATCTGTGTACCTATAAACACAtattatgtacatgtatatacacagtACACACTCATATATATATCTCCCAGTAACACAGACTCTGTAGTCTGATGAGACTTACTTTCTTAAAACTACCACCTTTTCCAAACTCAACCTTTCCATTCCACTCCCATAACTCAACGTTACAGTAAATCATACTCTAAAGGCTTcaattttcaagtaaaaaaaaccTGGGCAAACCAAATTAGACCAAGAAACAAAGGCATATTTAGGCTAACATACTGTCTTTCacctttcaaaaacaaacaaaaaaccaaaacagtattTTAAGACACTATGAAAATTGAACAagcacttctttattttcttggaaaGGAGGGGACGGTCCCTTTCTTAGAGAAACGAGTATGAGAGATCTAAACTGGCTTTCGTGTCATGCACTTCGGATAAAAGGTTAGATTAGAGactcaataacagaaaattcAGACCCAATCCCCCTCCTCCTAGATCCAAAAAACATATGGCATTTACAAATCATTGAAACCTGTAGGTGTTCAAGGTTATTCTCCGAGCTCTTGGAAACGGGAAGATGTGGTGCGGGATGCTCTCGTTCGGAAGGATGTCCCAGCTCGGATGCGGGCCAGAGCGGGACAGACAGTCGGCTGACTCCCGGGCCCCCATCGCTGGTCCTCCACGGGGTTCCGCAGTCCGGGCTTTGCTACTGTGCTGTACGCATGCACACATCCATGTTCGGCCACACGTACCTGGTCACCCTAACTCCCCCAGCGCCGCCCACTCTCCGTCACAAGTTCTCCTTCAGGAGGCCGAGCTTCCGCAGGGCCTCCCGACGGGCCTCCTCCGTGGAGCCCCGGCCCGAGAACTGGACAGTGATGCCCTGGGGTCTGAACCCCACAGCCCGGGGGAGCGAGCCCGACCGCTTCCTGGCGTCCTGGCCGCAGTCCGGCTGCCGGGGTGCAAGTTTGCTGGGGAGGGCCGGGTCCGGACGGAAGGTGACCGTCTTCCCTGTAGAGACAAAGGGCCCGGGATGGCTCTTGAGGATGTCGTGGAGGCTCTGGAAGCCGTTGGCCATCGGCAGGGGCTGTTCCGTCTGCACGCCTCTGGACTGCTGGCCGCCGTGCGCCCCTGCCCGCGCGGGAGCAGCCTCCCGGGCCGGGCCCGGCTGGCTCTGCTCGGGGGAGATGCTTCTCCTCTGCTCGGTGGGCTCGCTCCTCTGGGCCCGGTCCTCCGTCTCCCCCACGGAGAGGAAGGAGACCCCATTGATGTTGGCCAGGACCTGGGCTTTGCGCTCCTGCACGTTGACCGCGGCCTTGGAGATTGTCTTATTGAAGTCCTTCCCCGCGCTGTTGGTCACGCTGATGTTGCTCGGGAAGCGGTGGATCTTGGGCGCCGGCTGTGTGGCGTGCCTGTGCCACAGCGAGTGGTCTCCGTGTTGAGGGGCCACGGAAGTAAGCGTCCTCCATCCTGCAGGCCTGCCCTCTTTGGACGGGGATGTGGGCGAGAGCCCTTCGTTCCCTGCCAGCTTCTCAGACATCTTCTGGGCGATGACGAGCGGAGTGGGGACCGAACGGGCCAGTTTGGGGTGCTCTGCTGGAGTAGGAGGGGGCTCTCTCCCGGGGTGTGCCGGGGCTGCTGCGGGGACAGGGCTGGGAGGCGGCAGGGGCAGGACCTCGGGACCTGGGGGGTCTGGAGGGGGAGACTTCTCAGCATCCTCTTTCCTGAGGACAGGAGTGTCTTCCTTTCCAACAGCACCAGCCCCTGAAAAGTAGCAAGGATCCTCATAAGCTACCACCATATGCAGAAATAAATGCATCACGTTTCCTTTTCACTGAATTTACAAAGGTCTCAAAGGGATTCAATACCAATTTCAACAGTACCTCTTGTAAGCTAAACTCCCTCTACCCTATTCCCTGGACTAGCGAAAGGGAACATAGTATATGATTCTCATAATCACCTGACGAGAAAGAATGAATTAGCAGTGGTGAAAGATGTGCAAGCCAGAAACAGTCAGTACATGGGAAGCATGGGTAAATGCAAGTTTCTAAGGAGCCATCATCCTGAGACATGTAACAGGAGGAAACAACAGCTTACCTTATGGGGGATTTTACAGAGGGGaaatggaggctgggaagtttgTGGTACCCACCAACCCCTCCCTCAGGTCTCTCTAGATGAAGGATAACTGGATGTGTCACTTTCCTCTTGAAACAGAAATGTTTCCTGACAGCCTCCAGTACAGTTTAATACACCAGCCTATGATTCTTTACTATATCCTAACATACGTGATCACAGATCACCTAACACTTTTCTGCACTAGTATTTATACACCCGTGTCTGCTGCAAAATTGGGAGCTATGTgttatatttatctttgtatcctcagAATCTCACACAATGCCTGCCACAGAGTGGGCACTTAAAGTTGTTATGAAAACATCATGTTAGAGAACTGATGGGCAAGTGGCTTACTTtcaaagaaatgttttccttGGCACAATTATATGATCTGACATTTTTAAGGGATCGGTGGTTCAAATTAATTTTAGGAACTAAACTTCAAAGAAGAAGTGATAAAAAGGGGAAGTTCATATTAAGTCTCTTCTTTGAAGAGATGGCTGCAAACTCAGCCCCGTATTTGGAACATATAACCAATAGTACATGAAATTCTGTGTAATACACAGCCTTGCTTACAAAAAATAAAGGGGTGGGGATATATTTCTACAGGCTTGTGACAAATGGAAGTATTTTGTAGTCAACAGAGCAAAGATATTTTCCATCCTATTTTTCCCTCATCTTTTCCAATCCTTATCCCCTTGTCCACATTtccagtatcttttccaaccaggaaaaaaaaaaattggaagaacgTTTTCTCCTTGTCCATGTCCCTCTGGTTCTATCACAGAACTCAAGGGGCAAAAAGCATACCTCTCCTCTGATGCCACCCTGAATCAAGCAAACTTTACAAAGCAGATGCTGAGCTGAATTTTTGTTCtgatcatttttgttttcctgaaccAGCTGACTTTTCAGTTCAAACACTCCCACCTTGGAATAGGGGTATAACCTTGCACAAGAATTGAGATTGAACCTCAAAGGCTAAAGTACAagtcctttgtatattttctttgtagaatgggattgtttcctgaagccatttccagttttcttttttcttttatccatgtGTGCAATGTTTGTTTGCCCAATTAGTCTCATTCTTTATTCTCGCCCTTTTGAAATTTCCCTTCCATGTGTTTTCATCCGAATATACCATGAAAGCACCTATTTAGTTGGACAATCAGACTACCAAGAGGATGCTTCTACCCTACAAAAATCTGATCAGCCCCACGAACTACTATACTGGCTGGAGACACAGAGAACACGACAGAAAGGAGGGCCTCTGTGTCTTGTACCACACAACAAGCCACGTCAGAGGTGGGGGACCTGTTCTCTGGTCCTCACCTGCTGCCTCCGTCACATCCTGAAGGCTCTCGGGTTCCCCGGCTCCAGGGCCCAGCTGCACTAAGTCCACTACGTCCTCTGGCTCGGAGGGACCAGAAGTGCTCTCTTCCAGAGACGGCGGAGAGTGGCACTGAGCATCACCATCACACAGCACCTGTTCCTCAAAGTCGTCTTCCAGGGAATCAATCGTCTCTTCAAAAAACAGGAGGACGTCCTTTTCCTCATGTGTGAGGTACTTCAGGCTCTCATCATCCTGTACAAAAGGTTTGGACACGAGGAATGAAAGCAACAGTGGTTTCACTGAAGGGAAAACACCCCACAACAATGTAGGGATCAATACAGAGCCTGGGGTGGAATTCATGGCATCCTCCAATTTCCCATCTGGGGAGAGTGCACCATCCAGGCAACCCTGCTGGCACACCTCTGCCTGTGTGTCCCTCACCGTTCGACTTGCATGAGAAAGAAGTTTGTCCAAAAGGTGTAGCAGATTACGGATCTTAGACACTTTTGTTCCTCATGAGTCAATGACAAGAAAGCAATTCTTCAGTACCTCCTTGGAAGAGGTCTTTTCAACTTACTGCTAACAGATGTGCTTGGTTTCCCCGTAATAGCAATGGGGGGATCTTTAGTTAAAGACAGTGGAGTGAACTCACATATttatctcctctccctccagAAACCTCACTAAAACAAAAATGGGCTTTATCTGTTTTTAAAGATACAcatcacaaaaacaaatatcataggaAATGAGGTGATAGCAACAACATGAgggaaggcagacagcagaaggacAGGTGGTGACTGACAGAGAATCCAAGAAGGGTGAATCTTAGtcagcagctgggggtggggccggAATCAGCCTGCAGTGGCATGGAGAGCCCTCACAAGGCTCAGCACAGCGTCGGGGAGGTGCTGGGCAGTTCTGGAAGCCTGCCTAAGATGACATTGAAAAGAGCAGAACTGGACGAGAGTCTCTTTCAGAAGCAATCAGGTCACCCAGGCAGAAAACTAGATGTTTATTCTTAAAGAAGGTAAAGCCGGGGGGCATCAAGCCAAGTTCATGGTAAAGAACCGTTCTGAAAACTGGGAGTCAGGGAATCAAACTGACCCTCTGGACAGAGGATTGGAAAGGTCTTCTCCGAGGAAGTGAATGGTCCAAGAGCTAAGAGGTGGACACCTTGGGCTCCCCAGGGAAACAGCTCAGCAAGATCACTCTACCAGTGAAATCACCGTCAACAAACCCCAGCACAGAATTCTTAATCAGTTTCTTAACATTCTGCTCTTAAGCGTGTTCATACAGCTAATGGTCACCAAGCAGCTGAGAAAACCCTTTAACATGAAAGACACATCAAAACAagataagaaggaagaaaaggcaacTTGCAAGAAACAAACTGTGCAGAATGGTGAAAATTCCAAAAAGATGATCATGAACGTCCTCAGAGGGATCAGAGGAGAGgctgaaaccataaacaagaatctgatgctatttttaaaaactagaagacaataaagagctcttagaaattagaactgtgacagaaaaaaaatgaaatagaagcctAGAGATAAAGTAGAGAAACCGGAAAAGTAcaacaaaaagtcaaaaaaaattttttaaacagaaaactaGAGAATACGAGTGGGAGGGCCAACATCTGAATAATGTGTTCCAGAAAGAGGAATGAGGACAAATAGAGGGGAAGAAATGATCAAAGTAAACAAGCAAAATTATTCAAGGAAATGTCCTTAAACAGAAGGATGTGAGTTTCCACATCAAAGGGTCGTGAGAATAACCTGATGAACAGGAATAAAACAGACCTATGCCAAGGCCCATCCATTGAAATTTAAGCCACGGGAGATGAGGCAAGATACTAAAAGCTTCCCAGAGTGGAAAACGGGTCACATAACAAAACATCAGGAGTCAGAACAGCAACAGACTTCTCAGCAGCAGCtttggaagccagaagacaatgttGTGATTCCTTTAAAATTCCAGATGAATTCAGGACTAGAATTCCTACATAATCAAGTTAAAGTTAGAGTAGAATaatggtggggtttttttcaattaattaattaatttttgtctgcgttgggtcctcgttgctgctttctctagttgtggcgagcggggcctactcttcgtcgcagtgtgcggtcttctcattatggtggtttctcttgttgtggagcacgggctctaggcgcgtgggcttcagtagttgtgcacgggctcagttgctctgcggcattgggatcttcctggaccagggctcaaacttgtgtcccctgcattattggcaggtggattcttttttttttttttttttttttgcggtatatgggcctctcactgttgtggcctctcccgttgcggagcacaggctccggacgcgcaggctcagcggccatggctcacgggcccagccgctccgcggcatgtgggatcctcccggatcgggatacgaacccgcgtcccctgcatcggcaggcggactcccaaccactgcgccaccagggaagcccggcaggtggattcttaaccactgcaccaccagggaagtcccaataatggTGTTTTTAAGACACACAAGGTCTAACCAGCAGATCTCCCATGCGtgcctttctcaggaagctactgcAGGGGGGTGGAGGTAGGGCTGTTGCCCTAGACAAGGGAGGAGCCAAGAAGAAAAACCTGGGAGCCAGAATAtaggagagaatgagagaaagcgGAGGGAACCCCAGGATAACAGTGCTGTCCCCAGGATGTCAGCTGTGCAGTGAACAACCAACCTACTTCAGAGCAAGCCATGGGGCCACACAGAACATgaacaaagaaagcaaataaaaccaAAGCAATTATCAACCACAGGAAAAACTAAAGTTATGAGACAAAGCATGTATCTGTGAGTCAATTCCTCTATAgcaacacccccccacacacccacaGGTATACTAATTATATCAGTATTTATGgtagcaagaaaatgaaaaaccacCTAAAATGTCCAACAATAAAGGTATGGTTGAACAAATCAGGGCACATTCACagatggaatattatacagccattttaaatggtgttttcaaaagaatataatgttaagtgaaaaaaatgcagATAAGCAAGAGTTGCCTTgatttaaatatcaatatatgcATACTTCATATATCCACAAATACAAAAAGTACCGAAAGGATAAAATGTCAATAGTGGGGGGAAATGAAGGTAAATAACAAACAGGAATGAGTTAAAAGTCATTGCCTCCAGTGAGTcggaaatggggggaggggttcAAGTAAGACTAATGCTTTTTATAAACCTTATAAAAGTATTTGAGTCTCTAcgatgaaaataaatttctataaaaCAACACGAAAAAATATAGTGGAAGCAAAGGTGACTATGCGTTGGTCCATGTGGTATAGAATAATGCACTTCATACCGTGATCTGAGAGGTCTTCAAATGCCCACCTATCCAGGCCCATCACAGAGCCTGCAGTGTCCAGAGGTTTAGAGACTTTTCTTTAGTTTCAGGCACAGTATATACTTGTTTGGGGGATGATTAGCACAAGAACACATGCAAATTTCTCAAACTAGCTTGGCCATGTTAGCTGAATCCTGAAGGAAGTCCACTCAGGAAAAGGGGACTGTCCATGGCATGGGTTCAGTAAATAGGAATAATTAGAATATTGCTGGGGAGAGATACCTACCGCATGGCTTAGGTAGCAGAACAGAACACTGCTGGGAAGAGAAgcaatatatacct
It encodes the following:
- the PROSER2 gene encoding proline and serine-rich protein 2, with protein sequence MPVHHQKSDSWEMDPDLLPGCRLSGLSRGGSLESRASSSRSRSLTQDDESLKYLTHEEKDVLLFFEETIDSLEDDFEEQVLCDGDAQCHSPPSLEESTSGPSEPEDVVDLVQLGPGAGEPESLQDVTEAAGAGAVGKEDTPVLRKEDAEKSPPPDPPGPEVLPLPPPSPVPAAAPAHPGREPPPTPAEHPKLARSVPTPLVIAQKMSEKLAGNEGLSPTSPSKEGRPAGWRTLTSVAPQHGDHSLWHRHATQPAPKIHRFPSNISVTNSAGKDFNKTISKAAVNVQERKAQVLANINGVSFLSVGETEDRAQRSEPTEQRRSISPEQSQPGPAREAAPARAGAHGGQQSRGVQTEQPLPMANGFQSLHDILKSHPGPFVSTGKTVTFRPDPALPSKLAPRQPDCGQDARKRSGSLPRAVGFRPQGITVQFSGRGSTEEARREALRKLGLLKENL